The proteins below come from a single Hyperolius riggenbachi isolate aHypRig1 chromosome 8, aHypRig1.pri, whole genome shotgun sequence genomic window:
- the LOC137528952 gene encoding G-protein coupled receptor 4-like isoform X3: MCNETVSCPFPDKYEAILFPIIYGSVFVVGLLGNLTAIAVIVQLIKKKNILGVYLANLCASDLMYICTLPVWIAYTAKEDWLFGMLTCKIVGFFFNANLYTTIVFLSCIATDRFIATVFPIRSRTLRSMKNALVTCVVVWLIILGSHSYFLSRDDLFISSQNIELCYERYPMEQWMAHLNYFRIFVVFLIPLILLVFSYCSIIRVIQHTSTLDKEAKKRITGLLLSMTIIFIICFLPYHVVLFIRSFVSDLNHCSCEIEQRVRPAYRISFALTSLSSALDPFINIFVSDGVKRDLMEELRAMYSCLVYRGKRENGKMRNPNFECNDATRNNNGLQGTHQTKVQTRF; encoded by the coding sequence ATGTGTAACGAGACTGTGTCATGCCCCTTCCCAGACAAATATGAAGCCATTCTTTTTCCTATCATCTACGGCAGCGTCTTCGTGGTGGGACTGCTGGGTAACCTGACGGCAATCGCGGTTATTGTGCAGTTGATCAAAAAGAAGAACATCTTAGGGGTCTACCTGGCCAATCTTTGTGCATCGGACCTCATGTACATCTGCACTCTTCCTGTCTGGATAGCCTATACGGCTAAAGAGGATTGGCTGTTTGGAATGCTAACCTGTAAAATTGTGGGCTTCTTTTTCAATGCCAATCTCTATACTACAATTGTTTTCCTGAGCTGTATAGCCACAGACCGCTTCATTGCCACCGTTTTTCCAATACGCTCACGAACTCTGCGCAGCATGAAGAATGCTTTGGTGACTTGCGTGGTGGTTTGGTTGATCATTCTTGGCTCGCACAGTTATTTCTTGAGTAGGGATGACTTGTTTATCTCCAGCCAAAATATTGAGCTTTGCTACGAGAGATACCCAATGGAGCAGTGGATGGCTCACCTAAACTATTTCCGTATCTTTGTGGTGTTTCTCATTCCATTGATTCTCCTTGTCTTCTCTTACTGCTCAATCATTCGAGTCATACAGCATACGTCCACCTTGGATAAAGAGGCTAAGAAGAGAATCACTGGTCTTCTCCTTTCAATGACCATCATCTTTATCATCTGTTTCCTCCCTTATCACGTGGTTCTCTTCATCCGCTCGTTTGTGAGTGACCTCAACCACTGCAGCTGTGAAATTGAGCAGCGTGTCCGTCCAGCCTATCGGATCTCGTTTGCCCTCACCAGCCTCAGCAGTGCCTTAGACCCTTTTATTAACATCTTTGTTAGTGACGGAGTAAAGAGGGACCTCATGGAGGAGTTACGGGCAATGTACTCTTGCTTGGTCTATCGGGGTAAAAGAGAAAATGGTAAAATGAGGAACCCTAATTTTGAGTGCAATGATGCTACAAGGAACAACAATGGACTTCAGGGCACACACCAAACCAAAGTACAGACTAGGTTTTAG